The genomic segment GATAAAGTAGTGGTGGCAACAAATGCTGACGTGACTATAAACAAAATTGACGGCCACAGTTATGAAAAAATTCAGTATGCAGATGTTCGACAATTGATAGCTGAGAATAAAAGTTTGTCCAATCTTGCAACTTTTATCGTCTTTGATCTTGAGACAACTGGGCTTGATAGAAAATCAGCAAGAGTAATAGAGATTGCACTTCAGGACCTTCAGGGCGGTGAAAACAGCACATTCCACACGCTGGTTAATCCTGAACATGAAGTCACCAATACTCAATTCCATAATATTACAACCAGTATGGTCCAAAGGCCAGGTGTACCGAGGTAATTTTAATTCAGGATGTTCTTAAATACTTGATTATCATAAGTACGAAAGTTATAAATTGTAATGTTTCCAAAATTGGCTTGAGGTTCGTTTCCATCATCAAGCTATGTTAGATGTTAGGAGCTAGTCTAGATGTGTTATAAACTTTCTTCTGCCCCTGCAGTTGAAGTTATTATGGCAGTGATCTACTAATGCTCGGATATCACCAGTCAAAATACTTAACAAAACTCGATTTCAAACCGACCGAAACACCTAATCCAAAATCAACCTGTGAAcctgatgacccgaatgaacacctctacgtTCAATAGTGCTATGTCGCTTCCAGTCACCCCATCTCAATCaactaaatatatgaaactgAGATACTTAATTTTTTGGTGCAATGATTTGCTTTCGTTTGCGCTCCAATGTAGGATGGTGGAGCTAATTCCGATATTACTTGAGTTTGTACGAAGCCGCCAGAAGCCGGGGGGATACGTGGTGCTTGTTGCACATAATGGTCGAGGTTTTGACGTACCATTTTTGGTTCATGAATTTAGACGCAATGATTTCGAAATCCCTTCAAATTGGTATTTTCTGGATACTATTCCTTTAAGTGCTCAAGTGATGAAATCAGCaggtattttctttttcattatcCTCCCTTCCTTTGGTTGTAATCTTGACATCTAAAGTTTAAATTGTTTGCTTTTCAGGAATAAAAAACGGGAAAGCATTGCAAACGCTTCGCGAGTATTATGGGATCGAGTTAGTAGGCTCAGCCCACAGAGCCATGTCGGACGTGCATTCTTTATCCCTGGTGCTTCAGAGACTCACATTTGATCTTAAGCTTCCAATATCCGAATTAGTACAGAGAGCATTCAAAGCCGATGAGTTGACAACAGGCAACGCAAAGAAGAAACCGAAAGAAAcgaacaagaaaaagaaaacttgATTCTTTCTTCATTATTGTCATTCCTTATTCCTTAAACTAAGATGTAATTCTTGCAATGTCATTCATTGTGTTCCCTTCTTCTTTATGTCCTTAAACAAGCGCATTGCTTCATTTATCTGTCCATTTTTACATAGATCATTAGTAATTGAAGCATAAATGACAATATTAAGGGTAACTCCTTGAAGAAGGGCTAAAGGTTAGCCAAAGGATAATAAATTGTATGTAGATTCACTACTAGGTTTTGATCTAAATTTGATAGAAAGTATAACCCTTTTGGTGTTTCCTTTTCTGGTTGGTCTATTGTTTGTTCTACTTGCTTCACATTGAACTCCAATTTTGTCGCCCCGACAATCGCTCCTTTTCCTTTAGCTTTTGTTGCTAGCTAGCGATGGAGGCTTTTTTctgccatttttttttttgtcatcgcttgtttttttttttttttagtgttttgagCACACATGTTTATTGAAGGTGATAAAATATGGAACAACGAACAGGGAATTAATTAAGCTTTACTgcttgtcaaaaaaaaaattaagctcaACTATGAAGTGGTTAAGCCGTAAAATAAGCATTTCATCAAAACTTTAGcagcccgtcttgtatgagactgttttATAGTGATGgaacctcaaaataagaagcctATAAGCTAAAATAATACTATTATTGAGCTATTTAACTCAAGTATAAGGCATGTGAGACCGTCtcttttaagaatttgtgaaacttTGGGGATTGATATTAGAAAATctgaataaaataaacttatttaaaaaaaaattccaaataagCTTCATGAAATGTCAATTTCCAAAATATGCGTTTCATGCTAGAGCTAAGATTAGGTATTTATTCACtgcttttattttctaataGCAAACAAAGTAACtggtaaaaaaagttaaaattatttgttgaatgttattaacaacgaacaGATAAAGACAATGTCATAATTGTGGTATTCAATGGGCCGGACAAAGGTCGAACTgaatttaagtaaatatgggCCGGATTGGATATAGGccctttaaatttaatatggaATTTAAATGGGCCAGGATTTGAAAACCCGAGGCCCATATTTATTACCAAAAGATATTTTAATccccatttatcaatttataacaattaaattatcattaataataattaaattgaaaaaatattaacaatCCCCATTGACActttcatttataatatttaaaaaatatccaTTAATTATACTATTTATAAAAGCCTGTTTTCGACCCTTACTGAGCACTTTACAGCCcgcttcttttgaattatagtAGAGTCCATTTTCGGCCCGACCCTTACAAAGCCCTTCAAAACACGGACTGGATAAAGGCTTAAAATGGGGGCCCGActcattgaacacccctaatccTAACATTTGAAGggatagaaaaataaaaacaatgttTGTTCGCTGTTTTCAATAGCAAAAACATGTAATCTTTTTGCCCCTTTAAATCTTATCATATTGTCTTTAtcttttttgttcattgttagtaacaataaacaaactcgtagtaaatttttatttctcttgttcGTTATTAATAGCTGCGAATTAAGTCGGACCTTAGGCTCGAACACAGAGATATTTATTtcgaaaactaaaatttcccaAGCTTTTTTTGGaatctttttaattattttattcaatttttctcAACATATAAATGCTACTAACTGAGCGGAACTAGCGGCATATGAAACAAAAAGAAAGTGTGTGCAAAATAATGCAATCTACAACTTGCAAGAAAAATCCATTATAGTTTGAAATTTCTAGTAGTTTACTGCATTGCCAATAGTCTACCAAAATGGATTGTGAATGCACTATTGccacttttaatttaattttttttatcataagttatgttgataaaaaaaaaaagtaataaatgaaaatcgaactcataattatatataccatGTCTATtctattagaatattagaatatcttagaataatatctctttgatttcttgcatGTTTTTGTAtatctttgtgattatgtagaatattaggaaaatatttagtttcctaaagtataatggcaatcttgtatatatattgacattaatcttaatgagaaaggcaacccgagtcattcttacatggtatcagaagcttcgGTTTTTGATCCAGACTCTTTTTTCCTTACTCCACAAGTTGCCGGCATCAATtgtctttctcttcttccttcttttcttTAATCTTTTCTTCTCCATGGCTTCTCCCACCAAAATTCATCCCgctactttgattactaacattAAAACAAGTATTCCTATTCAACTTAATGAAGATGGTTCCAATTTCCATACTTGGGTCACTTTATTCAAGCTTCATTGTCGTGCTCACCTTGTGGATTCTCATATTCTTCCCGATGACTCCTCTAAAGTTTTAGTTCCTAAAGATTCCGATTGTTCGCACATGGATTTATGGCTCTATTAGTCCCTCTCTTCTTCAAACTATAGTTCGTCCCGATGATTGTGCTTTTGATGCTTGGACTCGTCTTGAGaacaatttccaaaataattagACATCCCGAATCCTTCATCTTGAATCTCAATTTAATGAcatgttgtgcgacagcggaagcaaagtcGATGGACAACAATGAAAcaacaagaaattcaatgcaaacaacaagaaaatgacacaagaaattaacgtggttcactatcaacgtgatagctacgtccaccggcaccgagaacaaacaatttcactatgatcgcaaagaatacaagatgaattacaatcacgctcacaaattacgatggctctcttgtgatctctctttcaatttgtgaatcataccGCTCTATGCTAACAAGGAgatgtatttataataaaacaacTTGAAAGACGGTTTTAGGGCctaagtaaccacaaataaccGATCACAAATCAAGGTAACCGTTCCAAAAGACGgttcccgtgaaaagaaacttcaattgCGCGACCCGCGTAAAATTACGCGAGCCGCGAAGCTGGACCAGAGGCGACTCCGCGCCCCGCGAAGATCATGCTGTCTTGCTCCGCGCCCCGCGACCTTCTACGCGCACCGCAGACTTCTTTTTGACCCAcaattcatcttcttctaaatggtgtttgccatgtttgagtcaccattattaacaatctccaccttgacgaaaACTCATATTCAGCAAACGAACTCATCAATACATAGTGAACATATCTCAAACCAAAACCCCAATGTAAAGCTCATGCATAAACCGTACATCCCGGTAAGTCCTCAACCAAGACTTATCCCGACAAGTCTTCAACCAAGACCTATCACATACTTGtcaccaagtataacaactcataacgcTCCACTTGCATCACAAGCCCCGGGCAAGTTCCACCTTAAGGCCAACATGCCTACAACAGGAGCTCCCCaacaccgcccctaagggcctactacatcacatagtaatcaatatttagtATGTCCaagcaatgtttaaacttactaaatggaacagacttagtaaagaaatcagCTGGGTTGTCAGCGGTCCCgatcttctttacctttaccCTCTTGTCAGTACGCAAGAAATGATACCTGACGTCAATGTGCTTTGTCCGATCATGGTGTACTTGGTCTTTAGCTAAGCAAATGGCACTTAGACTATCACAATACACCGTAGCAAAATCCTGTGCGATACCCAATTCACCTACAAGGCCTTTGAGCCATATAGAATCCTTAGCTGCAGAAGTTAAAGccatgtactcagcttcagtagTAGACAATGTAACCGAAGACTGCAATGTAGACTTCCAACTCACCacagaaccacccaaagtaaacacgtaTCCGGTCACCGACCTCCTGGTATCCACATTAGCTGCATAATCAGAGTCACTATATCCAGTTACCAAACACTCCTTACCATTTCCATACACAAGACCAATGTCAGCTGTTCCTCTCAAGTAGCGAAAAATCCTTTTCACCCCCTGCCAGTGCTCTCTCCCAGGTCGAGCCATGAACCTACTCACAACACTGACAGCGTGCGCAATATCCGGCCTAGTacagaccatagcatacatcaaacaacCAACAGCGTTGGCATAAGGAACTCTAGTCATATATGCCAACTCCTCCTCAGTTTGAGGTGACATAGACAAAGACAATTTGCAGCTCACAGATGTTGGTG from the Amaranthus tricolor cultivar Red isolate AtriRed21 chromosome 12, ASM2621246v1, whole genome shotgun sequence genome contains:
- the LOC130828105 gene encoding exonuclease DPD1, chloroplastic/mitochondrial; the protein is MRTAPMYFSVLRVPKCRLYSLVTTWWEVFDTVGPTCKKGYSFTSLSSHVDKNARIGGSWSRRLITTASEGRRKNSLSSASIVRHNLSDKVVVATNADVTINKIDGHSYEKIQYADVRQLIAENKSLSNLATFIVFDLETTGLDRKSARVIEIALQDLQGGENSTFHTLVNPEHEVTNTQFHNITTSMVQRPGVPRMVELIPILLEFVRSRQKPGGYVVLVAHNGRGFDVPFLVHEFRRNDFEIPSNWYFLDTIPLSAQVMKSAGIKNGKALQTLREYYGIELVGSAHRAMSDVHSLSLVLQRLTFDLKLPISELVQRAFKADELTTGNAKKKPKETNKKKKT